In Carya illinoinensis cultivar Pawnee chromosome 6, C.illinoinensisPawnee_v1, whole genome shotgun sequence, a single genomic region encodes these proteins:
- the LOC122313047 gene encoding paired amphipathic helix protein Sin3-like 4 isoform X1: MKRSREELYMASQLKRPMASSRGEPSGQPQMLAGATTQKLTTNDALAYLKAVKDIFQDNREKYDDFLEVMKDFKAQRIDTTGVIARVKELFKGHRDLILGFNTFLPKGYEITLPNEDEQPQPKKPVEFEEAISFVNKIKTRFQGDDHVYKSFLDVLNMYRKESKSISEVYQEVAALFQDHEDLLVEFTHFLPDASATAPTHYAQSGRNPMLRDRSSAMPIMRQVHVDKKERAMALHGDRDLSVDRPDPDHDRSLVRVEKEQQRRGEKDRREDRDRRERDRDDREFEHDSSREFNIQRFPHKRKTSRRVEDTAEQLQQGGDGDENFKVHPNSSSYEDKGSMKSLCGREFAFCEKVKEKLRNPDDYQEFLKCLHIYSKEIITRSELQSLVGDLLGRYPDLMDGFNEFLARCEKNDALLAGVINKKPFWNDGHLPRPVKIEDRDKDRDHEKDDGVKDRDRENRERDRLENRERERLDKSGSKDVGGHKMSLFSSKDKYMAKPINELDLSNCERCTPSYRLLPKIYPIPSVSHRTELGSKVLNDHWVSVTSGSEDYSFKHMRKNQYEESLFRCEDDRFELDMLLESVNVTTKRVEELLEKINNNTLKIDSPVCIEEHFTALNLRCIERLYGDHGLDVMDVLRKNAPLALPVILTRLKQKQEEWARCRSDFNKVWAEIYSKNYHKSLDHRSFYFKQQDTKSLSTKALLAEIKEISEKKRKEDDVLLAIAAGNRRPIIPNLEFEYPDPDIHEDLYQLIKYSCGEVCTTEQLDKVMKIWTTFLEPMLGVPSRPQGAEDTEDVVKAKSHPVNSRAATVGETDLIAGGGSATAMNPSHSNPSRNGDESIPPEQASSCRAWSVIGDNGVKEESPLDAEHIVHKSDTFCNPPNGKVQINASMADEQSGVNKKYNSNERIVNSSTSLATGVEQSNGRTNIENASGLSGTPSRPSNAAVEGGVDLPPSEGDDSTRPVISTNGVVSDGIKVQRFHEESVGHFRVEREEGELSPNGDFEEDNFAVYRDSGLEAVQKAKDGAMGRQYPTRHREEDICCAEAGGENEADADADDEGEESAQRSSEDTENASENGDVSGSESADGECSREEHEEDGDHEHDNKAESEGEAEGMADAHDVEGDGTSLPYSERFLLTVKPLAKHVPSALHEKEKDSRVFYGNDSLYVLFRLHQTLYERIQSAKVNSSSAERKWRASNDSSPTDLYARFMNALYNLLDGSSDNTKFEDDCRAIIGTRSYVLFTLDKLIYKLVKQLQTVATDEMDNKLLQLYAYEKSRKPGRFIDIVYHENARVLLHDENIYRIECSSTPTCLSIQLMDYGHDKPEVTAVSMDPNFSAYLHTDFLTVVPEKKEKSGIFLKRNVRKYANGDEFSTACQAMEGVQVVNGLECKIACNSSKVSYVLDTEDLLFRVKRKRTTYGSCHDQAVSSSRLQRFHRLLSS; encoded by the exons ATGAAGAGGTCCAGAGAAGAGCTTTACATGGCCTCTCAACTCAAGCGGCCTATGGCTTCTTCTCGAGGAGAACC ATCTGGCCAGCCCCAGATGCTGGCAGGGGCAACTACGCAGAAACTAACAACCAATGATGCCCTAGCTTATCTCAAGGCGGTGAAGGACATATTTCAAGACAATAGGGAAAAATACGATGACTTTCTTGAAGTCATGAAAGATTTCAAGGCTCAAAG GATTGACACTACGGGTGTCATAGCAAGGGTAAAAGAGTTATTTAAGGGCCATCGAGACCTAATTTTGGGTTTCAATACCTTCTTGCCAAAGGGATATGAGATCACCCTCCCAAATGAGGATGAACAACCTCAACCAAAGAAACCTGTTGAATTTGAAGAAGCAATCAGTTTTGTTAACAAGATAAAG ACACGATTTCAAGGTGATGATCACGTATATAAGTCATTTTTGGACGTTTTGAATATGTACAGAAAGGAAAGCAAGTCCATCAGTGAGGTCTACCAGGAG GTTGCTGCACTTTTCCAAGATCACGAAGACCTGCTTGTTGAGTTCACTCATTTTCTGCCTGATGCCTCAGCAACAGCCCCCACTCATTATGCCCAATCTGGTAGGAATCCAATGCTCCGGGACAGAAGCTCTGCCATGCCTATAATGCGACAAGTGCATGTTGACAAg AAAGAAAGGGCAATGGCTTTACATGGTGATCGAGACCTTAGTGTTGACCGGCCTGATCCAGACCATGATAGATCTTTGGTCAGAGTGGAGAAAGAGCAACAGAGGCGTGGTGAAAAGGATAGGCGAGAAGACAGAGACAGGAGAGAACGAGATAGGGATGATAGAGAATTTGAGCATGACAGCAGTAGGGAATTTAATATACAGCGATTTCCCCACAAGCGAAAAACTTCTCGTAGGGTTGAAGACACTGCTGAACAATTGCAGCAAGGTGGGGACGGTGATGAGAACTTTAAAGTGCATCCTAATTCATCCTCCTATGAAGATAAAGGTTCCATGAAAA GTTTGTGTGGTCGAGAGTTTGCCTTTTGCGAGAAAGTTAAAGAGAAGTTACGAAACCCTGATGACTACCAGGAATTCCTGAAGTGCCTTCATATTTATAGCAAGGAAATAATTACAAGATCAGAATTGCAATCTTTG GTGGGTGATTTACTTGGAAGATACCCGGATCTTATggatggatttaatgaatttttGGCACGTTGTGAGAAGAATG ATGCACTCCTTGCTGGTGTCATTAATAAAA AACCCTTCTGGAATGATGGACATTTACCCAGACCAGTAAAGATAGAGGATAGGGACAAAGATCGAGATCACGAAAAGGATGATGGGGTTAAAGATAGAGACCGTGAAAACCGAGAAAGGGATAGACTTGAAAACCGGGAAAGAGAGAGACTTGACAAAAGTGGAAGTAAAGATGTTGGGGGTCATAAGATGTCTTTATTTTCCAGCAAGGATAAGTATATGGCAAAACCTATTAATGAACTTGACTTATCCAATTGTGAGCGCTGCACTCCTAGTTACCGTCTGCTGCCAAAGATT TATCCGATACCTTCAGTTAGCCATAGAACAGAGCTTGGTTCCAAAGTATTGAATGATCATTGGGTATCTGTCACATCAGGAAGTGAGGATTACTCTTTTAAACACATGCGCAAAAATCAGTACGAAGAAAGCTTGTTTCGATGTGAAGATGACAG GTTTGAACTGGATATGTTGTTAGAGTCTGTGAATGTAACAACCAAGCGCGTTGAAGAGCTATTGGAGAAGATCAACAACAATACATTGAAAATTGACAGCCCAGTTTGTATTGAGGAACACTTCACAG CTCTGAATCTCAGGTGCATTGAACGCTTATATGGTGACCACGGGCTTGATGTGATGGATGTGTTGAGGAAGAATGCACCTCTTGCTTTGCCAGTTATACTAACACGCTTGAAGCAGAAACAAGAAGAGTGGGCGCGGTGTCGTTCTGATTTTAACAAAGTTTGGGCTGAAATTTATTCTAAGAACTATCACAAATCGCTTGATCATCGTAGCTTCTACTTCAAGCAACAGGACACAAAGAGCTTGAGCACGAAAG CCTTATTGGCGGAGATCAAAGAAATTAGTGAGAAAAAGCGCAAGGAAGATGATGTGCTACTTGCTATTGCTGCTGGAAATAGGCGACCAATCATTCCAAATTTGGAATTTGAGTACCCTGATCCAGACATCCATGAAGATCTATATCAGCTAATTAAATATTCCTGTGGAGAAGTTTGTACAACCGAACAGTTGGATAAAGTTATGAAGATTTGGACAACATTTCTGGAACCCATGCTTGGTGTTCCTTCTCGGCCTCAGGGTGCAGAGGATACCGAAGATGTTGTTAAGGCAAAAAGCCATCCTGTCAACAGCCGTGCTGCAACTGTTGGGGAAACTGATCTCATTGCTGGTGGTGGCAGTGCCACTGCCATGAATCCTTCACATTCCAATCCTTCCAGAAATGGTGATGAAAGTATTCCACCAGAACAAGCAAGTTCTTGCAGGGCTTGGTCAGTAATTGGGGATAATGGAGTTAAAGAAGAAAGTCCTCTTGATGCTGAACATATTGTACATAAGAGTGATACTTTCTGCAACCCTCCAAACGGTAAAGTACAGATCAATGCATCTATGGCTGATGAACAATCTGGAGTCAACAAGAAATATAACTCCAATGAACGAATAGTCAATTCAAGCACATCCCTTGCCACTGGAGTGGAGCAAAGTAATGGAAGAACTAACATAGAGAACGCATCAG GGCTTAGTGGTACTCCATCCAGACCTAGCAATGCTGCTGTTGAGGGCGGGGTCGATCTACCTCCATCAGAG GGTGATGACTCTACAAGACCAGTTATATCCACCAACGGGGTGGTGTCAGATGGCATCAAAGTTCAGAGATTCCATGAAGAATCAGTTGGACACTTCAGAGTAGAAAGAGAAGAGGGTGAATTATCTCCAAATGGAGATTTTGAGGAGGATAATTTTGCAGTTTATAGAGATTCTGGTTTGGAGGCCGTGCAGAAAGCAAAGGATGGTGCTATGGGCAGACAATATCCAACCAGACACAGAGAAGAAGATATATGCTGTGCAGAGGCAGGAGGAGAAAATGAAGCCGATGCCGATGCCGATGATGAAGGTGAGGAAAGTGCTCAGAGGTCTTCTGAGGACACTGAGAATGCTTCTGAAAATGGGGATGTATCTGGAAGCGAGTCTGCTGATGGTGAGTGTTCCCGTGAAGAGCACGAGGAAGATGGAGATCATGAGCATGATAATAAGGCTGAGAGTGAAGGTGAAGCCGAAGGGATGGCTGATGCACATGATGTTGAAGGAGATGGGACATCTTTACCATATTCGGAGCGCTTTTTACTTACAGTGAAGCCTCTTGCAAAGCATGTCCCATCAGCGTTGCATGAGAAAGAGAAGGATTCTCGGGTTTTTTATGGAAATGACTCCTTATATGTGCTTTTCAGGCTTCACCAA ACGTTGTATGAGAGAATACAATCAGCAAAGGTTAATTCATCATCTGCTGAAAGGAAATGGAGGGCTTCAAATGATTCAAGCCCTACAGATCTTTATGCCAG ATTCATGAATGCACTTTACAATTTACTTGATGGTTCTTCTgacaatacaaaatttgaggATGATTGTCGAGCTATTATTGGAACTCGTTCATATGTTTTATTCACGCTAGACAAACTGATATATAAACTTGTTAAACAA CTTCAAACAGTTGCCACTGATGAGATGGACAACAAGCTTCTCCAACTATATGCATAtgaaaaatcaagaaaaccTGGAAGATTCATTGATATAGTTTATCACGAAAATGCTCGTGTTCTTCTCCATGACGAGAACATATATCGCATTGAATGT TCATCTACACCAACTTGTTTGTCTATCCAACTTATGGACTATGGTCATGATAAGCCCGAAGTGACTGCTGTTTCCATGGACCCAAATTTTTCGGCATATTTGCACACTGACTTCCTTACAGTTGTTcctgaaaagaaagagaagtctGGAATCTTCTTGAAGAG GAATGTTCGCAAATATGCCAACGGTGATGAATTTTCTACAGCTTGCCAGGCAATGGAAGGAGTTCAAGTTGTCAATGGATTAGAGTGTAAGATAGCTTGCAATTCATCCAAG GTCTCATATGTTTTAGATACAGAAGACTTATTGTTCAGGGTGAAAAGGAAAAGGACAACTTACGGCTCATGCCATGACCAGGCAGTGTCGTCAAGTAGACTACAACGATTTCACAGACTGCTTTCTAGCTGA
- the LOC122313047 gene encoding paired amphipathic helix protein Sin3-like 4 isoform X2, producing MKRSREELYMASQLKRPMASSRGEPSGQPQMLAGATTQKLTTNDALAYLKAVKDIFQDNREKYDDFLEVMKDFKAQRIDTTGVIARVKELFKGHRDLILGFNTFLPKGYEITLPNEDEQPQPKKPVEFEEAISFVNKIKTRFQGDDHVYKSFLDVLNMYRKESKSISEVYQEVAALFQDHEDLLVEFTHFLPDASATAPTHYAQSGRNPMLRDRSSAMPIMRQVHVDKKERAMALHGDRDLSVDRPDPDHDRSLVRVEKEQQRRGEKDRREDRDRRERDRDDREFEHDSSREFNIQRFPHKRKTSRRVEDTAEQLQQGLCGREFAFCEKVKEKLRNPDDYQEFLKCLHIYSKEIITRSELQSLVGDLLGRYPDLMDGFNEFLARCEKNDALLAGVINKKPFWNDGHLPRPVKIEDRDKDRDHEKDDGVKDRDRENRERDRLENRERERLDKSGSKDVGGHKMSLFSSKDKYMAKPINELDLSNCERCTPSYRLLPKIYPIPSVSHRTELGSKVLNDHWVSVTSGSEDYSFKHMRKNQYEESLFRCEDDRFELDMLLESVNVTTKRVEELLEKINNNTLKIDSPVCIEEHFTALNLRCIERLYGDHGLDVMDVLRKNAPLALPVILTRLKQKQEEWARCRSDFNKVWAEIYSKNYHKSLDHRSFYFKQQDTKSLSTKALLAEIKEISEKKRKEDDVLLAIAAGNRRPIIPNLEFEYPDPDIHEDLYQLIKYSCGEVCTTEQLDKVMKIWTTFLEPMLGVPSRPQGAEDTEDVVKAKSHPVNSRAATVGETDLIAGGGSATAMNPSHSNPSRNGDESIPPEQASSCRAWSVIGDNGVKEESPLDAEHIVHKSDTFCNPPNGKVQINASMADEQSGVNKKYNSNERIVNSSTSLATGVEQSNGRTNIENASGLSGTPSRPSNAAVEGGVDLPPSEGDDSTRPVISTNGVVSDGIKVQRFHEESVGHFRVEREEGELSPNGDFEEDNFAVYRDSGLEAVQKAKDGAMGRQYPTRHREEDICCAEAGGENEADADADDEGEESAQRSSEDTENASENGDVSGSESADGECSREEHEEDGDHEHDNKAESEGEAEGMADAHDVEGDGTSLPYSERFLLTVKPLAKHVPSALHEKEKDSRVFYGNDSLYVLFRLHQTLYERIQSAKVNSSSAERKWRASNDSSPTDLYARFMNALYNLLDGSSDNTKFEDDCRAIIGTRSYVLFTLDKLIYKLVKQLQTVATDEMDNKLLQLYAYEKSRKPGRFIDIVYHENARVLLHDENIYRIECSSTPTCLSIQLMDYGHDKPEVTAVSMDPNFSAYLHTDFLTVVPEKKEKSGIFLKRNVRKYANGDEFSTACQAMEGVQVVNGLECKIACNSSKVSYVLDTEDLLFRVKRKRTTYGSCHDQAVSSSRLQRFHRLLSS from the exons ATGAAGAGGTCCAGAGAAGAGCTTTACATGGCCTCTCAACTCAAGCGGCCTATGGCTTCTTCTCGAGGAGAACC ATCTGGCCAGCCCCAGATGCTGGCAGGGGCAACTACGCAGAAACTAACAACCAATGATGCCCTAGCTTATCTCAAGGCGGTGAAGGACATATTTCAAGACAATAGGGAAAAATACGATGACTTTCTTGAAGTCATGAAAGATTTCAAGGCTCAAAG GATTGACACTACGGGTGTCATAGCAAGGGTAAAAGAGTTATTTAAGGGCCATCGAGACCTAATTTTGGGTTTCAATACCTTCTTGCCAAAGGGATATGAGATCACCCTCCCAAATGAGGATGAACAACCTCAACCAAAGAAACCTGTTGAATTTGAAGAAGCAATCAGTTTTGTTAACAAGATAAAG ACACGATTTCAAGGTGATGATCACGTATATAAGTCATTTTTGGACGTTTTGAATATGTACAGAAAGGAAAGCAAGTCCATCAGTGAGGTCTACCAGGAG GTTGCTGCACTTTTCCAAGATCACGAAGACCTGCTTGTTGAGTTCACTCATTTTCTGCCTGATGCCTCAGCAACAGCCCCCACTCATTATGCCCAATCTGGTAGGAATCCAATGCTCCGGGACAGAAGCTCTGCCATGCCTATAATGCGACAAGTGCATGTTGACAAg AAAGAAAGGGCAATGGCTTTACATGGTGATCGAGACCTTAGTGTTGACCGGCCTGATCCAGACCATGATAGATCTTTGGTCAGAGTGGAGAAAGAGCAACAGAGGCGTGGTGAAAAGGATAGGCGAGAAGACAGAGACAGGAGAGAACGAGATAGGGATGATAGAGAATTTGAGCATGACAGCAGTAGGGAATTTAATATACAGCGATTTCCCCACAAGCGAAAAACTTCTCGTAGGGTTGAAGACACTGCTGAACAATTGCAGCAAG GTTTGTGTGGTCGAGAGTTTGCCTTTTGCGAGAAAGTTAAAGAGAAGTTACGAAACCCTGATGACTACCAGGAATTCCTGAAGTGCCTTCATATTTATAGCAAGGAAATAATTACAAGATCAGAATTGCAATCTTTG GTGGGTGATTTACTTGGAAGATACCCGGATCTTATggatggatttaatgaatttttGGCACGTTGTGAGAAGAATG ATGCACTCCTTGCTGGTGTCATTAATAAAA AACCCTTCTGGAATGATGGACATTTACCCAGACCAGTAAAGATAGAGGATAGGGACAAAGATCGAGATCACGAAAAGGATGATGGGGTTAAAGATAGAGACCGTGAAAACCGAGAAAGGGATAGACTTGAAAACCGGGAAAGAGAGAGACTTGACAAAAGTGGAAGTAAAGATGTTGGGGGTCATAAGATGTCTTTATTTTCCAGCAAGGATAAGTATATGGCAAAACCTATTAATGAACTTGACTTATCCAATTGTGAGCGCTGCACTCCTAGTTACCGTCTGCTGCCAAAGATT TATCCGATACCTTCAGTTAGCCATAGAACAGAGCTTGGTTCCAAAGTATTGAATGATCATTGGGTATCTGTCACATCAGGAAGTGAGGATTACTCTTTTAAACACATGCGCAAAAATCAGTACGAAGAAAGCTTGTTTCGATGTGAAGATGACAG GTTTGAACTGGATATGTTGTTAGAGTCTGTGAATGTAACAACCAAGCGCGTTGAAGAGCTATTGGAGAAGATCAACAACAATACATTGAAAATTGACAGCCCAGTTTGTATTGAGGAACACTTCACAG CTCTGAATCTCAGGTGCATTGAACGCTTATATGGTGACCACGGGCTTGATGTGATGGATGTGTTGAGGAAGAATGCACCTCTTGCTTTGCCAGTTATACTAACACGCTTGAAGCAGAAACAAGAAGAGTGGGCGCGGTGTCGTTCTGATTTTAACAAAGTTTGGGCTGAAATTTATTCTAAGAACTATCACAAATCGCTTGATCATCGTAGCTTCTACTTCAAGCAACAGGACACAAAGAGCTTGAGCACGAAAG CCTTATTGGCGGAGATCAAAGAAATTAGTGAGAAAAAGCGCAAGGAAGATGATGTGCTACTTGCTATTGCTGCTGGAAATAGGCGACCAATCATTCCAAATTTGGAATTTGAGTACCCTGATCCAGACATCCATGAAGATCTATATCAGCTAATTAAATATTCCTGTGGAGAAGTTTGTACAACCGAACAGTTGGATAAAGTTATGAAGATTTGGACAACATTTCTGGAACCCATGCTTGGTGTTCCTTCTCGGCCTCAGGGTGCAGAGGATACCGAAGATGTTGTTAAGGCAAAAAGCCATCCTGTCAACAGCCGTGCTGCAACTGTTGGGGAAACTGATCTCATTGCTGGTGGTGGCAGTGCCACTGCCATGAATCCTTCACATTCCAATCCTTCCAGAAATGGTGATGAAAGTATTCCACCAGAACAAGCAAGTTCTTGCAGGGCTTGGTCAGTAATTGGGGATAATGGAGTTAAAGAAGAAAGTCCTCTTGATGCTGAACATATTGTACATAAGAGTGATACTTTCTGCAACCCTCCAAACGGTAAAGTACAGATCAATGCATCTATGGCTGATGAACAATCTGGAGTCAACAAGAAATATAACTCCAATGAACGAATAGTCAATTCAAGCACATCCCTTGCCACTGGAGTGGAGCAAAGTAATGGAAGAACTAACATAGAGAACGCATCAG GGCTTAGTGGTACTCCATCCAGACCTAGCAATGCTGCTGTTGAGGGCGGGGTCGATCTACCTCCATCAGAG GGTGATGACTCTACAAGACCAGTTATATCCACCAACGGGGTGGTGTCAGATGGCATCAAAGTTCAGAGATTCCATGAAGAATCAGTTGGACACTTCAGAGTAGAAAGAGAAGAGGGTGAATTATCTCCAAATGGAGATTTTGAGGAGGATAATTTTGCAGTTTATAGAGATTCTGGTTTGGAGGCCGTGCAGAAAGCAAAGGATGGTGCTATGGGCAGACAATATCCAACCAGACACAGAGAAGAAGATATATGCTGTGCAGAGGCAGGAGGAGAAAATGAAGCCGATGCCGATGCCGATGATGAAGGTGAGGAAAGTGCTCAGAGGTCTTCTGAGGACACTGAGAATGCTTCTGAAAATGGGGATGTATCTGGAAGCGAGTCTGCTGATGGTGAGTGTTCCCGTGAAGAGCACGAGGAAGATGGAGATCATGAGCATGATAATAAGGCTGAGAGTGAAGGTGAAGCCGAAGGGATGGCTGATGCACATGATGTTGAAGGAGATGGGACATCTTTACCATATTCGGAGCGCTTTTTACTTACAGTGAAGCCTCTTGCAAAGCATGTCCCATCAGCGTTGCATGAGAAAGAGAAGGATTCTCGGGTTTTTTATGGAAATGACTCCTTATATGTGCTTTTCAGGCTTCACCAA ACGTTGTATGAGAGAATACAATCAGCAAAGGTTAATTCATCATCTGCTGAAAGGAAATGGAGGGCTTCAAATGATTCAAGCCCTACAGATCTTTATGCCAG ATTCATGAATGCACTTTACAATTTACTTGATGGTTCTTCTgacaatacaaaatttgaggATGATTGTCGAGCTATTATTGGAACTCGTTCATATGTTTTATTCACGCTAGACAAACTGATATATAAACTTGTTAAACAA CTTCAAACAGTTGCCACTGATGAGATGGACAACAAGCTTCTCCAACTATATGCATAtgaaaaatcaagaaaaccTGGAAGATTCATTGATATAGTTTATCACGAAAATGCTCGTGTTCTTCTCCATGACGAGAACATATATCGCATTGAATGT TCATCTACACCAACTTGTTTGTCTATCCAACTTATGGACTATGGTCATGATAAGCCCGAAGTGACTGCTGTTTCCATGGACCCAAATTTTTCGGCATATTTGCACACTGACTTCCTTACAGTTGTTcctgaaaagaaagagaagtctGGAATCTTCTTGAAGAG GAATGTTCGCAAATATGCCAACGGTGATGAATTTTCTACAGCTTGCCAGGCAATGGAAGGAGTTCAAGTTGTCAATGGATTAGAGTGTAAGATAGCTTGCAATTCATCCAAG GTCTCATATGTTTTAGATACAGAAGACTTATTGTTCAGGGTGAAAAGGAAAAGGACAACTTACGGCTCATGCCATGACCAGGCAGTGTCGTCAAGTAGACTACAACGATTTCACAGACTGCTTTCTAGCTGA